From the Chitinophaga lutea genome, the window GGTTACACTTCAAATTTAATCACTTTGCACCACCCGGCAACTAAATTTGCGTGTTCAGCAGCCGTTGCAGGCATTTCAGCGGCAAACGGGCAGAAAAAGACGGCCGCGGCATATAGTATTGCAGGCTAATCCTGAAAATATGCAACAGATTATCCAGACACTCGAAATGCGCAAGGAACAGCTGCGCCGTTCCGCCCTGTGCGCTATGATCGCCGACAACTCCCTGCCCCCCGAATCACGCCTGAGCTTTACCCCTGTGATGCTGTTTTTTGTAATGGGTTTCAAAGACATCCTCCACACCCTCCAGGATGAAAAAAGCACCGACCCCATGCAGCAAAGCGTTAACATCCATTGTGAAGAAGATTCCTTTCACTGGCAATGGTACCTCAAAGACCTCGAGCGCCTCAGCCACGGTAAAAATTTCCTGAACCTCCCGCGGGCAAAAGCGTTCGAACTGGTATGGACGGACGAATACCGCCCCGTGCGCAACGTGGTGTATGAAAGCATCCATCTCGCACGGCTTTACTTCACGCCGTTTTATAAACTGGTGATGATCGAGGCGCTGGAAGCCACTTTCGAATGTTTTAACGAACCGGTGTTCCAGCTGGTGCACGACATGGGCAAAGCCGACGAGCTGGAATATTTCGGACAGCTGCACGCCCATTCGGAGGCCAATCACGCCATGGAAAAAACCAGCGAGGACCACGAAAGCGCGGCTTACAACAACTATCACCCCAGCGAGCACGAATCACGCACGGCGGTGCATATCATCCACCGCGTGTTCGATGCTTTCGAGAAGGTGTTCGACTGCTGGCAGCAGGCTGCCGTGCAACAAAACAACAAAATACCGGCATAAAAAGAGGCTGTATCAAAATCTGATACAGCCTCTTTTTTTCAGGCTGCCCGACGGAGTCAATTATCCGTTCATGCAGCTCCCGGGGCCGGTATTTGTTTTTGAGACGCCCTTTTCGTTTTAAAGTTTCAGGATACCCCTCACCGTTTTGTCCGTTCCATCCGTGACGTGCAGGAGATACAGATCGTGCCGCAACGCCGAGAGGTTCAGTGAAACGTAGGTATCCGCCTGCCCCTGCGGGATAATGGCGTAGGCCACCTGGTTGCCCGCCCGGTCGAATACCCGGAAGGTATAGGTCGCCTCCTTTTTGCTTTGCAGCTGCACCGTTAACGGGCCGCGCGTGGGATTGGGATATACTTTGATATCGATGGGATCTTTGATGACGCCCGGGCCCAGCACAAGGATGCTCTGATCCGCAGAAGCCGTATCATAGTTTTCATTTCCTGCCTGCGTGGCGCGCACCATCACCAGCCCTTCTTCGGTGAGTTTGATCTGGTTGTCCGTAATGATCCCGCCGCCGGACACGACCGAATACGTGACTGGCCATCCTGTGGATGCGGTAGCGCTCAGGGTCGCCGTTTGATGTTTCAGCCGCGGCGCGATCACGGGGAAAGTCACCGTTTGCGCGGCTTTGCTGACGTGAATGGTAATCTCCGCGGTAGCGGGAAAATACTGTTCGTTGCCAGCCTGCGAAGCGCGCACCACTACATCTCCCGCACCGCTGAACACGAGCGTGGAATCCACGAATGCGGCCGGCCCGCTGATCACTTCCATGGTAACGGGCAAACCCGCGTTGCTGCCGGCCAGCAGTTCAAAAGGCTCGTCGCCGTAAGTAATGGGCGGCACTTCGTTGAAGGTGATGCTTTGCAAACGCCGCTCCCACAGTTCCCATTCGGAAAACTGCGTGCCGGAATGCCCGTTGTTGGCGGTGATTTGCAGGCGGTAATACTGGAATGCCGTGGTATTGGTATCGAGCGGGAACGAGCGCGTGAGCCGCCGGCTGTCGAAAGCCTGGTTCAGCTGGCTGTCGAGCACCGCCCAGGTGCTGCCGTCGTTAGAGCCGAGCAGTTTCCAGTTTTTGGGATCGCGCTCCGGCACATCGTTTCCGGAGGTGATGGTGTACCGGCTGAGGATAGCCTTGCGGGGCGCTATATACTCCACCCAGAGCGCCTTGCGGCCGCTGGCGTAATATTTTGTGGTGATGAGGTTATCGATCAGGCTCGTGAAATTTTCAGACGGTTTGGCGGTGTTGGGATACTGCCCGTTGATGATGCCGCCGTTATCGGTGATATCGAAGGAATTCAGCGTATCGGTATCGAAATAAGGCACCTTCGGTTCCGCTGCGATACGGCGCGTTTGCGCCAGCAGGCTGTCCCAGATGCGCCCGGCGCGCTGTTCCGGCGTGGTGATGTTATTCACCGCCGCTTCGCCGAGCCGTTCCTGCAGCTGCGCCAGGTAAAGGCTGCGCGGGAGCACATGCGCGCCCCAGCTCTCCCAGTACCCTGCCCCGTTCCGGGCTTTGCCCACCGCGCCGATGCCCCAGTTGAGGCCGCCGATGGGGCTTTCCACCTTCACATCGCTCGTATAGGAATACACGTTCCAGAACATCGTTTGCACGCCCGCCCAGCCATGGCCGCTGCCGGAAGCGCCGCGGTTCTGCACGCGGATCTGCCCGCCGTACACGTTGTCGTACAGCTGGCCGGTAGACCAGCGGTGGTGAGGCCCGATGTCCGCGCGGGTATTGTCCGACAAACAATCGAGGAACACGTTGGGACCGGGCACTTTGGAACCGCTCACAAGATCGTGGCGGCCGCCCCAGGTTTTACAGCGCTGGTAGAGGTTGCTGGTGGAATTGCCTTCGAGGTTGAAGGAATATTTCCGGCCGCCGGTGGTTTGCGATTTCGGATCGATCATCGCGCAATCCTGCACGGTGATGAAGCGGCTCTGCCCGGAAATGCTCGCGGCGCCGTAACCGAAGTACTTGGCGATCACATCGCGCATCCAGCAGTTTTCGGCGCGGGTGAATACCACGGCAATCCAGCCATGGCTCTCGTCGTCGTTGTTGAGAAAATACGATTCGATGCGCAGGTTCTCCACGCCGCTTTCCTGTATGCGGCCGGTTATGTTGGATTTGAACACCTCGCCGCCGCCGAAGGCCGTTTCGATAGGGTCTACAACCGGGATGTCGATGGTGATGCTGTTGCCGCTGACCGCCACTACTTCGCGCTCGTAGGTAGTTTTGTAACCGCTGGCCGTCCAGCCGTACTGGCGCATTTGCAGCGTATCGATCCAGAGATCGTTGGGCGTTTTCTGCACCACGATTTTGTTACCGGGCTGGAAGGTGTGACCGGCAGCCACGGCGAACGTTTTGGCGCCGGTGCCTACAAACGGGGTGGTGATGCGCACTTTGCTGCCCGCCACTTCACCGTAACCGCTACCGGTGCCCTGTACGTACAGGAAGTTGTGATTCGTTTTCTGTGTGGCGATGAGCACGGTGCCTTCGCGGCCATTGCCTTCACCGCGTAACACCACGCCGTTGGCGCGGATGCGCAGCTGCCCGTCTACCGGGTACACGCCTGCTTTCAGCAGCAGGGCGCCGCGGAAACCGCTGGCATCGGGCGGAAGGGCGCTCACCCGGTCGATGGCCGCCTGGATGTGGGCCTGGTTGTTGCCTTCAACGGGCGCAATGCTGTCCACCACCGGAATGAAGGGCAGCGACACACCGCCGCCGCGGTAACCGGCGTTGGAGAAATCGGGCACCTGGTTGTCTGCATTGGTCTGGCCCTGGTTGGCGTATTTCAGATACACCAGCTGCCCGTTCTGGACAGACACCATCTGGGCACGGGCATGAAATACGAACAGGCATAAGAGTGCCAGTAGAAAGGGGGTAGATTTAGCTTTCATAAGTGGAATTTTGTTCTACCTAATTAACCACCTTTTCCCCACATTTCGTTATAGCAAATTACCTTTCTGTAATCCGATTTTCGCTTCTTACCATGCGTACGCACCCGTATCACCGATGGTGGTGACCTTGACTGGCAGCGGCTGCCCGTTGGCGCGGATGTACTCAAACGTACCGTCTTTTTTGCACAGCAGCGGCCAGCTGAATGTGAAGGTGCCGGCGTACCGGTTGATGGAAGCCGGCACGATATCGTCGTACTCACAGGGCACCGCCAGCCGGCCGTCTGCCAGCGCCATGCCGAAGCGGCGGTTCTGGCTGACGATGAAACCTTGCCCGGCCTCATCAAACAGCACGTTGTCATACACCGGCTCCAGCAGCACCCGGCCGCGCAGGTCGGCCACGCCGAGACGCACTTCGCCTTCGGCATTGTTGCGCCGCAGCAGCAGGTAGCGGCCGCGCTGGTAGTCGATGTCGTAAGCGGATCCGCTGTAGTCGTATTGCAGGGGAACGATCAGTTTGCCGGTGCTGTCGGCAACGCCATATTTGTCCCCTTTGCCGAGCAGGCACAGGCCGTGCTGCAGGTCCACCGCAAAATCGTATTCCAGCGGAAGCAGCACCTTGCCGCCCGCGCCGATCATGCCGGCTTTGTGGTTTTTTGTCACCAGCGCGGCGCCGCCGTCGAATCCCCCGATGTAACCGTACACCGGGGTGATGGCGGACCGGGTGCGGAGGTCGTACAGGTAGTTGCCTTCCGTTTGGCCGATTTGCAGCGTATGGGCGTCCACGATAATGACGGACGCCGTATCCGGCAGGGAGAAAATGTTTTTGGTGAAAATGTTCATCACAGCGCGCTGATCGCCTTTACCTAGCAGCAGGAGCGAATCGCTGATCACCCGCATATCGTCGTAGGCAACCGGCAGCACCACGGCCCCGGCGGTATCGATGATGCCGTAGCGGATATCGTCGTCCGATTCTTTCGACACCCGCAGCAGGGCGGTATTGGCCGGCCCCCTGCTGATGGAATGGTATTCCGCCGGTGTGACGCGCCGGCCGGCCCCATTAAACAGCCCGTATAATGAGCCTTTGCGTACCACCACAAGGCGGGCGCCGTCGTTGCCGGCGAGGCCGGTGAATTCTTCGTCGAACTGCGGCGGCACGATCTCCCGGCCGTCCGGATCCAGCAACCCGTTCCAGCCGTCTTTCACCACTTTCAGGCAGCTTTTCAGCCAGTCGCTGCCATAAAACACTTCGTTCACTTCCTCGTATGCGGGCGGCACCACGCGGCCCGTGGCGGCGTAATAAACGCCATACCGGCCGTTTTTCCGGAACGCGGCCGCCCCGGCATCGCGGAGGATTCGCAGGTCGGTGCAGCCCTGCGGCAACTGGCTTTTACCGGTTGCGCTCAGGAGTACATCGAGGCCGTCCTTCTGGGTGCGGAACAGGCTGTCGAACACCGTCGTAAAAAACTCCGTATACGTTGGCTGGATGAGAATGCGGCCGGTTGTATCCGCCAGGCCCCAGCGGCCGTTCCGCTGAATGCTCACATAACCGGTAACGGCGGCGAAATCCGGGTCGGGGCTGGCAATATCTTCGTACACGGGCGGCAGCACTTCCACGCCCGCCCCATTGATCATGCCCATGCCCTTTTGATCACCGCGGTACACCATCATGCCGTTACCCAGCACTTCGCCGGCCGGGTATTCCTTGCCGGTGCCGAGATGCAGCACTACGTTTTTTTTATTGCGCGTGAAGGCGGTCACCCATTCGTCGCTGCGCATGCGGTAATGATCATGGTCGTACACGAACGGCGCCAGTTGTTGCCGGTTAAAACCGATCACGCCCCATTTGCCGTTCTTCTTCGCCAGCACGTAATCCCCTTTACGGCCGCAGCCGCCGCAGTAGTCGAATCCTTCGTACTCCGCGGGTATCGCAAATTGTTCGGACTCCGAATCATAGATGCCCCAGCGGCCGTTCTGTTTCACGTCGAAATACCGGCCGTCGAGATACCCCGCTTCCTGGAAGCTGAGCGGCAGGAGGAGTTTGCCGGTAGAGTCGGCCCAGCTTTGCCGGCCGTCTTTCGAGACTTTCCAGATGTCGCCCCACTGGATATCGATCGTGTCGTATTCCGCCTGCAGCAGCCATTCGCCGCGGCGGCCCGTGATACCATAGCGGGCTCCTTTCTGCACCAGCTGTTTACCGGCGTTGTTACCGGTGAGCGGGGTGGCCGCATCAAATGCCTTATTCCCCAGCGTATCCATGTACCAGCTTTGCGCGCCCTGCGTAATGCGGGCGTAACCGTTCACAAATACGGTCCCGCTGTTGTCCTGCTGTGCAGCGACGGTCATGGGTATCAACAAAAAAGAAAAGAGAGAAAATCGTTTCATCGTTCCAGCATTTTTTGAGCGGTAACCGGCAGCAGTTGCCCGTTTTCGTTAAAGTAGCGCACGGTGTTGCCCTGCTTCACCATGACCGGCCAGCCTTTGGCATCATAGCCGTAATTCAGTTCAAGATCGTCGTATTCGGCGGGGATAAGTATTTTTCCTGTACGCGTGGCGAGGCCCTTTTTGGCGCCTTTCACCAGCATAAGCCCATTGATGGAAAGATTCGGGGCGATGTATGCATACACCGGCTGCAGCACGATGCGGCCGGTACTGTCTGCGAGGCCGGTCAGTTTTTCTTTCACGATCAGGAAATAACCCGGGCTGCTTTCCGTGATGCGGTCGTATTCCACCGGCAGCAACAGTTGGCCGCGACGGTCCATCAGGCCGGTTTTATCGTCGAGGGTTACTATTTTGTATGGCTTGGGCGGGGAGCCGGCATGCCGCACATCGTCCCACTGTACCGGGATGATTTCTTTTCCCGTGCTGTCGATAAACCCGATTTTTCTGCCTTTGTAGGCAACGGCCAGGCCATTGTAAAACGGGCTTACGTCCGTGTATCCTTCGAAGCGCACTTCCTGCCCGTCGCGGGTGATGAACAGGTTCGTTTCCCGGTAATCGCCGGCTTTCATGAGGCCGGCGTAAAAAAACGACGAATCGCCGATGTTGTTCTTCGCTTTGTTGTATTCCCAGTTTTTCAGATCATACAGCACTTTACCGTCCAGATCGGTCAGGCGCGTGCCGTTTTCGCCGGCTTCCACGATGCGATCGGGCGCCACCATGTAATAGTACCGGCGGTAGGCGGGTGGACGGATGATTTTCCCGTCCGCCGCCGCGATGGTGGTGGTGTCGCCGTTCTTCAGTTCCAGCAGGCCGTTGGATTCCCAGCGCAGGCTTTCATAGCGCACGGGCACGATGGTTTCGCCATCGAGGCCGATCAGGCCGTTGCGATCGCCGTTGATAGCGCGTACCATGGCGGAAGCGGCCGGCCGCGCCGCATCCGTGGCGTAATAGGTGAATCCCCTGTTGGCGTCGGTGGCCGGTATCAGCTCATCGTACAGCGCCGGGATCAACTCCTTCCCTTCCTGGCTGAACAGCGCGGTTTTACCGCCCTTTTGGGCGAACACATACGCGCGGCCGTTGAGCGTTTCCACTCCCACCGCGGTGTAATTCAGCGGCAGCAAAGGTTTCCCGTTCCAGGCCAGGAGACCGTACTTCCCCTGTTTTGTCACCACGTACGCGCGGAAGGTGTCTTTCAGTATGACTTTCTCAGCATAGTTGAGTATTTCGCGGCCGAGGGCGTCGGTAGTTTTTATCCCGTCGTATTCCAGGGGAACGATCTCGCGGCCGCTCTTATCCGTTACACCATACCTGCCGTTGAGCGACACCACTGCCTGACCGTTGGTGAACCGGCCGATGTCGGTATATTTTGCAGGGATCGACAGTTCGCCCGCCGGGCCGAGGAGGCCGGTTTTGCCGCCCAGTTTGGCGCGCACCACGCTGTCGTCGTAAGCATACACGAGGGATTCATACACCTGTTTACCGAGCGCATTGCCCTGCAAATCCATCATGCCCGCCTTGCCGTTCCCTTCATAAATGACGGTGCCCGGGTAGGCGGCGAAGATCATATCGTACCTGGCAGGGACAATGAGGTGGCCGTTTTGGTGGAGCAGGCCTTTCCGTTCGCCCTGTTCGATGTAGAACACCTCGGGGCTTACGTAACTCCGGGAGAGGCGGCCGGGTGAAGGATGCACGCTCCCGTCCGCCAGGCTTATCCAGCCGTACTGGCTGCCGCGTTTAAATGCCACGGCGCCGGCGCTGAGCGCGGTGATCTCGTCATATACCGGTTTTGCCCGCACCTGTCCGGTGCTGTCGGCAACGCCGGTTTTGCCGTTCTTTTTCAGGATCAGAAAGTGAAAGTCGTAGTCCTCGTCCACTTCATCGTATTCAAACGGGAGCATCACTTTACCGCCGGCATCGATGGCGCCGGCGAAGCCTGCTTTGCGCGCGATGTTGCCGCCGTTGCGGAGGCGGCTGAGCGGTTTATCCACCACGATGTTGCCTGAGCTGTGCAGGAATATTTTCCGGCCCTGGAGTACTGCGGGGGCAAACGCCCCGTCGAAGCGGCCGGCGGATTCGAGGGTTAATGAGGCCTGCTGCGCGTGGGTTTCCCGGAACGGGAGGATTAACAGGGCGCATACGGGCAGGTATAAACGAAAAAACTGCATAGTGCAAATTTAAGCACTATGCAGCAATTATAAACACGG encodes:
- a CDS encoding T9SS type A sorting domain-containing protein, which gives rise to MKAKSTPFLLALLCLFVFHARAQMVSVQNGQLVYLKYANQGQTNADNQVPDFSNAGYRGGGVSLPFIPVVDSIAPVEGNNQAHIQAAIDRVSALPPDASGFRGALLLKAGVYPVDGQLRIRANGVVLRGEGNGREGTVLIATQKTNHNFLYVQGTGSGYGEVAGSKVRITTPFVGTGAKTFAVAAGHTFQPGNKIVVQKTPNDLWIDTLQMRQYGWTASGYKTTYEREVVAVSGNSITIDIPVVDPIETAFGGGEVFKSNITGRIQESGVENLRIESYFLNNDDESHGWIAVVFTRAENCWMRDVIAKYFGYGAASISGQSRFITVQDCAMIDPKSQTTGGRKYSFNLEGNSTSNLYQRCKTWGGRHDLVSGSKVPGPNVFLDCLSDNTRADIGPHHRWSTGQLYDNVYGGQIRVQNRGASGSGHGWAGVQTMFWNVYSYTSDVKVESPIGGLNWGIGAVGKARNGAGYWESWGAHVLPRSLYLAQLQERLGEAAVNNITTPEQRAGRIWDSLLAQTRRIAAEPKVPYFDTDTLNSFDITDNGGIINGQYPNTAKPSENFTSLIDNLITTKYYASGRKALWVEYIAPRKAILSRYTITSGNDVPERDPKNWKLLGSNDGSTWAVLDSQLNQAFDSRRLTRSFPLDTNTTAFQYYRLQITANNGHSGTQFSEWELWERRLQSITFNEVPPITYGDEPFELLAGSNAGLPVTMEVISGPAAFVDSTLVFSGAGDVVVRASQAGNEQYFPATAEITIHVSKAAQTVTFPVIAPRLKHQTATLSATASTGWPVTYSVVSGGGIITDNQIKLTEEGLVMVRATQAGNENYDTASADQSILVLGPGVIKDPIDIKVYPNPTRGPLTVQLQSKKEATYTFRVFDRAGNQVAYAIIPQGQADTYVSLNLSALRHDLYLLHVTDGTDKTVRGILKL
- a CDS encoding WG repeat-containing protein, with amino-acid sequence MKRFSLFSFLLIPMTVAAQQDNSGTVFVNGYARITQGAQSWYMDTLGNKAFDAATPLTGNNAGKQLVQKGARYGITGRRGEWLLQAEYDTIDIQWGDIWKVSKDGRQSWADSTGKLLLPLSFQEAGYLDGRYFDVKQNGRWGIYDSESEQFAIPAEYEGFDYCGGCGRKGDYVLAKKNGKWGVIGFNRQQLAPFVYDHDHYRMRSDEWVTAFTRNKKNVVLHLGTGKEYPAGEVLGNGMMVYRGDQKGMGMINGAGVEVLPPVYEDIASPDPDFAAVTGYVSIQRNGRWGLADTTGRILIQPTYTEFFTTVFDSLFRTQKDGLDVLLSATGKSQLPQGCTDLRILRDAGAAAFRKNGRYGVYYAATGRVVPPAYEEVNEVFYGSDWLKSCLKVVKDGWNGLLDPDGREIVPPQFDEEFTGLAGNDGARLVVVRKGSLYGLFNGAGRRVTPAEYHSISRGPANTALLRVSKESDDDIRYGIIDTAGAVVLPVAYDDMRVISDSLLLLGKGDQRAVMNIFTKNIFSLPDTASVIIVDAHTLQIGQTEGNYLYDLRTRSAITPVYGYIGGFDGGAALVTKNHKAGMIGAGGKVLLPLEYDFAVDLQHGLCLLGKGDKYGVADSTGKLIVPLQYDYSGSAYDIDYQRGRYLLLRRNNAEGEVRLGVADLRGRVLLEPVYDNVLFDEAGQGFIVSQNRRFGMALADGRLAVPCEYDDIVPASINRYAGTFTFSWPLLCKKDGTFEYIRANGQPLPVKVTTIGDTGAYAW
- a CDS encoding WG repeat-containing protein; this encodes MQFFRLYLPVCALLILPFRETHAQQASLTLESAGRFDGAFAPAVLQGRKIFLHSSGNIVVDKPLSRLRNGGNIARKAGFAGAIDAGGKVMLPFEYDEVDEDYDFHFLILKKNGKTGVADSTGQVRAKPVYDEITALSAGAVAFKRGSQYGWISLADGSVHPSPGRLSRSYVSPEVFYIEQGERKGLLHQNGHLIVPARYDMIFAAYPGTVIYEGNGKAGMMDLQGNALGKQVYESLVYAYDDSVVRAKLGGKTGLLGPAGELSIPAKYTDIGRFTNGQAVVSLNGRYGVTDKSGREIVPLEYDGIKTTDALGREILNYAEKVILKDTFRAYVVTKQGKYGLLAWNGKPLLPLNYTAVGVETLNGRAYVFAQKGGKTALFSQEGKELIPALYDELIPATDANRGFTYYATDAARPAASAMVRAINGDRNGLIGLDGETIVPVRYESLRWESNGLLELKNGDTTTIAAADGKIIRPPAYRRYYYMVAPDRIVEAGENGTRLTDLDGKVLYDLKNWEYNKAKNNIGDSSFFYAGLMKAGDYRETNLFITRDGQEVRFEGYTDVSPFYNGLAVAYKGRKIGFIDSTGKEIIPVQWDDVRHAGSPPKPYKIVTLDDKTGLMDRRGQLLLPVEYDRITESSPGYFLIVKEKLTGLADSTGRIVLQPVYAYIAPNLSINGLMLVKGAKKGLATRTGKILIPAEYDDLELNYGYDAKGWPVMVKQGNTVRYFNENGQLLPVTAQKMLER